From Lagopus muta isolate bLagMut1 chromosome 15, bLagMut1 primary, whole genome shotgun sequence, the proteins below share one genomic window:
- the INTS1 gene encoding integrator complex subunit 1 isoform X1, which translates to MNRPKAAAVRRPSAAPKPSAHPPPGDFIALGSKGQGGDGKAAVALLKPAPAGLPSERKRDAAAALSGPAGLGGLSKRPKLSATPPLSALGRLAEAAVAEKRAISPSIKEPSVIPIEVVPTVLLDEIEAAEAEGNDDRIEGVLCGAAKQLKMNRAKPDTTLYLSLMYLAKIKPNIFATEGVIEALCSLLRRDASINFKAKGNSLVSVLACNLLMAAYEEDENWPEIFVKVYIEDSLGERIWVDSPHCKTFVDNIQTAFNTKMPPKSMLLHGEVGRSGGDISAGSSPHPSMTEEEDSQSELLIAEEKMSPEQEGQLMPRYDDLAESVEEYVLDMLRDQLNRRQPMDNVSRNLLRLLTATCGYKEVRQMAVQRLEMWLQNPKLTKPAQDLLMSVCMNCNTHSSEDMEVISNLIKIRLKPKVLLNHYMLCVRELLNAHRDNLGTTIKFVIFNELSNARNPNNMQILYTVLQHSSEQAPKYLAMVFQDLLTTKDDYLRASRALLREIIKQTKHEINFQAFCLGLMQERKEAQYAEMEFKERFVIHITDLLAVSMMLGITAQVKEAGIAWDKGEKKNLEVLRSFQNQIAAIQRDAVWWLHTVVPSISKLAPKDYVHCLHKVLFTEQPETYYKWDNWPPESDRNFFLRLCSEVPILEDTLMRILVIGLSRDLPLGPADAMELADHLVKRAAAVQADDVEVLRVERIQLIDAVLNLCTYHHPENIQLPPGYQPPNLAISTLYWKAWPLLLVVAAFNPENIGLAAWEEYPSLKMLMEMVMTNNYSYPQCTLTDEETRTEMINRELQISQREKQEILAFEGHLAAASTKQTITESSSLLLSQLTSLDPQGPPRRPPPHVLEQVKSLNQSLRLGHLLCRSRHPDFLLNIIQRQASSQSMPWLADLVQSSEGSLDVLPVQCLCEFLLHDAADESTSGEEEEEGESKEQRAKKRQRQQKQRQLLGRLQDLLLGPKADEQTTCEVLDYFLRRLSSSQVASRVLAMKGLSLVLSEGGLRDGEEKDHPMEEDSGDSELLQGYQWLLRDLPRLPLFDSVRATTAVALQQAIHMETDPQTISAYLVYLSQHAPVEEQGQHNDLALDVARLIVERSTIMSHLFSKLSYCAESDAVLVALLSIFSRYIKCMRQSKEGEEVYRWSESQDQVFLRWTSGETATMHILVVHAMVILLTLGPPQAGDGDFYTLLDIWFPEKKPLPTAFLVDTSEEALLLPDWLKLRMIRSEVPRLVDAALQDLEPQQLLLFVQSFGIPVSSMSKLLQYLDQAVSHDPQTLEQNIMDKNYMAHLVEVQHERGATGGQTFHSLLTASLPARRDSAETAKSKSSPESNQGQSRIRALSQVRVLGPEDDLAGIFLQLFPINPDPRWQNSNLRPLALALQQALGQELAQIRQGNTQVTGITAQLLQAVAALMNSPHSGALVMAMHRNHFISCPLMRQLHQYQRCMPQDTAFSSLFFKVLMQILQWLDNPAVEDGPLRAQLKGFAVQYSSRHRISDVRGGFLHLTEALTFRHDPDLISSTVRAIIATLKSGEKGNVEPELISKVLQGLIETHSPYLEELLTVLFSATVETPARFPAMKPIAVVSSLLLQDKEETTVKKELDSCSTEAAWLGPSSGLLNDWLEMLDPEVISSCPDLQQKLLFSWNKAGSQVPSFRPYLLALLTHQSSWTTLHQCIKLLLCRNREQRFDPTASLDFLWACIHIPRIWQGRDQRTPQKRREEFVLHLKASELISMVELILAEAETRYQNTEEASCTLIQSRLPLLLSCSHGDLESMKKVTEYLTSCIQQWGSSSVGKCCQDLLLQIYLQLPEQLVPLPEMLLTSEGARDSSTCKLDALVHRFINLLADTSDSKSSESRVWDANMACRKLAVAHPILLLRHLPMIAALLHGRVHLNFQEFRQQNHLTFFIHVLGILELLQPQVFQNEHQAALWDCLLSFIRLLLNYRKSSRHLAAFISKYVQFIQKYITCNAQAAVSFLQKHSDPLHDLSSDNSDLAMLKSLLAGLSLPSKSSILDRGSEEEKDDEAAAGSLPLVSVSLFTPLTPAEMAPYMKRLSRGQTVEDILEVLTDIDEMSRRRPEILSFFATNLQKLMSSSEESCRNLAFSLALRSIQNNPSIAADFLPTFMYCLGSRDFEVVQTALRNLPEYTLLCQEHAAVLLHRAFLVGMYSQIDTSSQISEALKVLHMEATI; encoded by the exons ATGAACCGACCGAAGGCGGCGGCCGTGCGGCGGCCCAGCGCCGCGCCCAAGCCCTCCG CTCACCCGCCGCCGGGAGACTTCATCGCGCTGGGCTCCAAGGGTCAGGGCGGCGATGGCAAGGCCGCCGTCGCTCTACTGAAGCCGGCGCCCGCCGGGCTGCCCTCGGAGCGCAAACGGGACGCGGCCGCCGCGCTGTCGGGCCCCGCGGGGCTGGGCGGGCTGAGCAAGCGGCCCAAGCTGTCTGCTACGCCGCCCCTCAGTGCCCTGGGACGCCTGGCTGAGGCGGCCGTGGCGGAGAAGCGGGCCATCTCGCCCTCCATCAAGGAGCCGTCCGTCATCCCCATCGAAG TTGTGCCCACGGTGCTGCTGGATGAAATTGAGGCAGCAGAGGCGGAAGGTAATGACGACCGCATTGAGGGAGTGCTGTGTGGAGCCGCcaagcagctgaaaatgaaCCGAGCCAAACCTGATACCACGCTGTACCTGAGCCTCATGTACCTGgcaaaaatcaaaccaaataTATTTGCCACTGAAGGAGTTATTGAG GCATTGTGTAGCCTGCTCCGAAGAGATGCCTCTATTAATTTCAAAGCTAAAGGGAATAGCCTTGTGTCTGTCTTGGCCTGCAACCTTCTCATGGCAGCTTACGAAGAGGATGAGAACTGGCCAGAGATCTTTGTCAAG GTTTACATTGAGGACTCCCTTGGAGAGCGCATCTGGGTGGACAGCCCTCACTGCAAGACATTTGTGGATAACATCCAAACTGCTTTTAACACAAAGATGCCTCCTAAGAGCATGCTCTTGCATGGGGAAGTTGGTCGTAGTGGTGGGGACATTAGTGCTG GAAGTAGCCCGCACCCTTCCATGACAGAGGAGGAAGACAGCCAGAGTGAGCTGCTGATCGCAGAGGAGAAAATGAGCCCAGAACAGGAGGGCCAGCTCATGCCCAG GTACGACGACCTTGCAGAGAGTGTGGAGGAGTACGTTCTGGACATGCTGCGGGATCAGCTCAACCGGCGCCAGCCCATGGATAACGTGTCCAGAAACCTCCTTCGTCTGCTGACAGCAACTTGTGGCTACAAAGAGGTGCGACAGATGGCTGTGCAAAGGCTGGAGATGTGGCTGCAGAATCCAAAG TTGACCAAGCCAGCGCAGGACTTGCTCATGTCTGTTTGTATGAACTGCAACACTCACAGCTCAGAGGACATGGAAGTTATCTCCAACCTGATCAAAATTCGTCTCAAGCCAAAGGTCCTTCTCAACCACTACATGCTGTGTGTCAG agagctgctgaatGCACACAGGGATAACCTGGGAACTACGATTAAGTTTGTGATCTTCAATGAACTTTCAAATGCAAGGAATCCCAACAACATGCAGATCCTGTATACTGTtcttcagcacagctcagagcaagCGCCAAAG TACCTAGCAATGGTGTTCCAGGATCTTTTGACTACTAAGGATGATTACCTGCGGGCTTCACGGGCTCTGTTACGAGAGAtcatcaaacaaacaaaacatgaaatcaACTTCCAGGCCTTCTGCCTGGGCCTCATGCAGGAACGAAAGGAGGCCCAGTATGCAGAAATGGAATTCAAG GAGCGGTTTGTCATCCACATAACTGATCTTCTAGCTGTCTCCATGATGCTTGGTATCACAGCCCAGGTGAAAGAGGCTGGAATTGCCTGggacaaaggagagaaaaaga ACTTGGAAGTGCTGCGCTCTTTCCAGAACCAAATTGCTGCTATCCAACGAGATGCTGTCTGGTGGCTTCATACAGTTGTTCCATCTATCAGCAAGCTGGCTCCAAAGGACTATGTGCACTG CCTCCACAAGGTGCTTTTCACAGAGCAGCCGGAGACCTACTACAAGTGGGACAACTGGCCCCCTGAGAGCGACCGCAA CTTCTTCCTTCGCCTGTGCTCTGAGGTGCCCATCCTCGAGGACACGCTGATGCGGATCCTTGTGATTGGTTTGTCCCGGGACCTTCCTCTTGGCCCTGCGGATGCCATGGAGCTTGCTGACCACTTGGTGAAgcgtgctgcagctgtgcaagcAGATG ATGTCGAGGTCCTCAGGGTAGAGAGAATCCAGCTGATTGATGCTGTCTTAAATCTGTGCACTTATCACCACCCAGAAAATATTCAGTTACCCCCAGG GTACCAGCCTCCAAATCTAGCTATTTCTACCCTGTACTGGAAGGCCTGGCCTCTCCTGCTTGTAGTGGCTGCATTCAATCCTGAAAACATTG GTCTGGCTGCATGGGAGGAGTACCCCTCTCTAAAGATGCTCATGGAAATGGTCATGACAAA tAATTACTCCTATCCTCAATGTACCTTGACGGATGAGGAGACACGCACAGAGATGATTAATCGTGAGCTTCAAATCTCCCAGAGGGAAAAACAGGAGATCCTCGCATTTGAGGGTCATCTGGCTGCCGCATCCACAAAACAAACCatcacagagagcagcagcctcTTGCTATCCCAGCTGACAAGTCTGGACCCTCA GGGCCCTCCACGCAGGCCTCCACCGCATGTCCTGGAGCAGGTGAAAAGCCTGAACCAGTCTCTTCGCTTGGGCCACCTCCTGTGTCGAAGTCGTCATCCCGACTTTCTTCTCAACATCATTCAAAGGCAG GCTTCATCGCAGTCAATGCCATGGCTCGCAGATCTGGTTCAATCCAGTGAAGGCTCCTTGGATGTCTTACCTGTGCAGTGCCTTTGTGAATTCTTGCTTCATGATGCTGCTGATGAGTCGACCTCAggtgaagaagaggaggagggtgAGAGTAAAGAGCAGCGTGCCAAGAAACGCCAG agacaacagaaacaaaggcagCTGCTTGGACGGTTGCAAGACTTGCTTTTGGGTCCCAAGGCAGATGAACAGACAACCTGTGAGGTGCTTGACTATTTCCTGCGACGCCTGAGTTCCTCCCAGGTGGCTTCACGGGTCCTGGCCATGAAg GGCTTGTCTTTGGTGCTATCAGAAGGAGGACTGCgggatggagaagagaaagatcaCCCCATGGAAGAAGACTCTGGTGATTCTGAACTGCTGCAGGGTTATCAGTGGCTGCTGAGAGACCTCCCAAGGCTGCCACTGTTTGACAGTGTTAGAGCAACAACAGCTGTTGCCTTGCAGCAG GCCATCCACATGGAGACAGATCCCCAGACCATCAGTGCTTACCTGGTGTACCTCTCCCAACATGCCCCCGTGGAGGAGCAGGGACAGCATAATGACCTTGCTCTG gACGTAGCCCGGCTCATAGTGGAGCGCTCCACCATCATGTCTcacctcttctccaagctgtcATACTGTGCTGAGTCAGATGCAGTActtgttgctcttctctccaTCTTTTCTCGCTACATCAAATGCATGCGCCAGAGTAAGGAGGGCGAGGAGGTGTACAGATGG TCGGAGTCACAGGATCAGGTATTCCTTCGTTGGACTAGTGGTGAAACAGCCACTATGCATATCCTTGTGGTGCATGCCATGGTCATTCTCCTGACACTAGGGCCACCTCAAG CAGGGGATGGTGATTTTTACACACTATTGGATATATGGTTCCCGGAGAAAAAGCCCCTTCCTACTGCTTTTCTGGTTGACACCTCAGAGGAGGCCTTGCTGCTCCCCGACTGGCTCAAGCTGCGCATGATCCGCTCTGAGGTCCCGCGGCTCGTGGATGCAG CCCTGCAGGACCTGGAaccacagcagctgcttctctttgttCAGTCCTTTGGAATCCCAGTTTCCAGCATGAGCAAACTCCTGCAGTACCTGGATCAAGCAGTATCTCATGACCCACAGACACTGGAGCAGAACATTATGGACAAGA ACTACATGGCTCACCTTGTGGAGGTTCAGCACGAAAGAGGAGCGACAGGAGGCCAGACTTTCCACTCCCTGCTCACAGCCTCCTTACCAGCCCGCCGAG ACAGTGCTGAGACTGCAAAGTCAAAATCTAGCCCTGAGAGCAATCAAGGCCAGAGCCGAATCCGGGCCTTAAGCCAGGTTCGGGTTCTGGGCCCAGAAGATGATCTAGCAGGCATCTTCCTGCAG CTTTTCCCAATAAATCCAGACCCACGATGGCAGAATTCAAACCTGCGCCCACTTGCCCTGGCATTACAGCAGGCCCTGGGGCAGGAGCTGGCTCAAATCCGCCAGGGAAACACACAGGTGACCGGGATCACAGCACAACTTCTGCAGGCAGTAGCTGCACTGATGAACTCACCACACAGTGGTGCACTGGTGATGGCTATGCATCGTAACCACTTCATCTCCTGCCCACTGATGCGCCAGCTGCACCAGTATCAG CGCTGCATGCCACAAGACActgccttctcctccctctTCTTCAAAGTCCTCATGCAGATACTGCAGTGGTTGGACAACCCTGCAGTGGAAGATGGTCCTCTGCGTGCTCAGCTGAAGGGTTTTGCTGTGCAGTACTCCTCAAGGCACAGGATCAGTGACG TTCGAGGTGGTTTCTTGCACCTCACAGAAGCTCTGACTTTCCGTCATGACCCTGACTTGATCAGCTCCACAGTACGTGCCATTATTGCAACCCTGAAATCAGGAGAGAAGGGTAATGTGGAGCCAGAGCTCATCAGCAAAG TCCTTCAGGGCCTGATTGAAACTCACTCTCCGTACTTGGAGGAACTCCTCACAGTCCTCTTCTCAGCTACTGTGGAGACTCCTGCCAGATTTCCTGCCATGAAACCAATTGCTGTGGTGAGCTCCTTGTTGCTCCAGGACAAGGAAGAGACAACGGTGAAGAAAGAGCTGGACAGTTGCAG tacCGAAGCTGCTTGGCTGGGGCCATCCTCTGGCCTTTTGAATGACTGGCTGGAGATGTTGGACCCAGAGGTGATCAGCAGCTGCCCTGATCTCCAGCAGAAACTACTGTTCTCCTGGAACAAG GCAGGATCCCAGGTGCCCTCCTTCCGCCCGTATCTCTTGGCTCTCCTCACTCATCAGTCTAGCTGGACTACGCTGCACCAGTGCATCaagcttctgctttgcagaaaccGAGAGCAGAG GTTTGATCCAACTGCTTCGTTGGATTTCTTGTGGGCCTGTATTCATATCCCTCGGATCTGGCAGGGAAGGGACCAAAGAACTCCTCAG AAGCGCCGTGAGGAATTTGTGCTCCATCTAAAGGCATCAGAATTGATCAGCATGGTGGAGCTGATCCTGGCTGAAGCAGAAACCAGATACCAGAACACAGAAGAGGCTTCCTGCACGCTCATCCAGTCTCGACTGCCCCTGTTGCTCAGTTGTTCTCACGGGGACCTTGAGAGCATGAAAAAAGTAACAGAGTATTTGACCAGCTGCATCCAGCAGTGGGGTAGCAG ctctgtgGGAAAATGCTGCCAGGACCTTCTGCTTCAGATATACCTGCAGCTACCCGAGCAACTTGTGCCTCTGCCTGAGATGCTTCTCACCAGTGAAGGAGCCAGAGACAGCAGCACTTGCAAG CTTGATGCCCTGGTTCACAGATTCATTAACCTCCTTGCAGACACCAGTGACTCCAAGTCATCAGAAAGCCGTGTGTGGGATGCCAACATGGCATGCAGGAAGCTAGCTGTAGCTCATCCTATCCTCCTTCTCAG GCACTTGCCGATGATTGCAGCTCTGCTACACGGCCGTGTTCACCTCAATTTCCAGGAGTTCAGGCAGCAGAACCACTTGACCTTCTTCATCCACGTCCTGGGGATCCTGGAGCTGCTTCAGCCGCAGGTCTTCCAGAATGAGCACCAGGCGGCACTATGGGACTGTCTGCTCTCCTTCATCCGCCTGCTGTTG AACTACAGGAAATCCTCACGACACCTGGCTGCTTTCATCAGCAAATATGTCCAGTTTATCCAGAAGTACATCACATGCAATGCACAAGCAGCTGTCTCCTTCTTGCAGAAGCACTCGGATCCTCTACA TGACCTGTCATCAGACAACAGTGACCTAGCAATGCTGAAGTCCCTCCTGGCTGGGCTGAGTCTGCCTAGTAAGAGCAGCATCTTGGACAGAGgctctgaagaagagaaggatg ATGAAGCGGCAGCTGGCTCACTCCCCCTTGTCAGTGTGTCTCTCTTCACTCCTCTCACACCAGCTGAAATGGCCCCATACATGAAGAGGCTCTCTCGAGGCCAAACAGTTGAGG ACATTTTGGAGGTGCTGACAGACATTGATGAGATGTCCAGACGGAGGccagaaattctttccttttttgct ACAAACCTACAGAAGCTGATGAGCTCATCAGAGGAGTCCTGCCGAAATCTGGCCTTTAGCCTGGCTTTGCGCTCCATTCAGAACAACCCCAG CATTGCTGCAGACTTCCTTCCTACCTTCATGTACTGCCTTGGCAGCCGAGACTTTGAGGTGGTGCAGACAGCATTGAGGAACCTGCCTGAGTACACCCTCCTTTGCCAAG AGCACGCTGCAGTGTTACTGCACAGGGCCTTCCTGGTGGGGATGTACAGCCAGATCGACACCAGCTCTCAAATCTCAGAAGCCTTGAAGGTCCTGCACATGGAGGCCACAATCTGA